One Triticum dicoccoides isolate Atlit2015 ecotype Zavitan chromosome 5B, WEW_v2.0, whole genome shotgun sequence genomic window carries:
- the LOC119304955 gene encoding mannose-specific lectin CML-2-like — MATAASHARSSILVSVCAGCFLPLCLPCDAAASPLSFSFDFSNKSTFSSRIQVMGDALQQDNLVDLTVDTSYRRGIHYLKGRMSYVDPVPFFEGTTHELTSFVTHFTFAIKPIQGEIRGDGMAFFLSSFPPTVPANSTGGNLGLIVQGDGNALGVDRFVAIVFKTFNNSDHISIDINSASSSKNETALPDFSLNGSMTACVTLNGTTGMIDASLQFNDNRSLGPFKVSYQLPDPSSLLPPEVAVGFSAGTGDYSERHQIMSWSFTTTLPQRKGLQSKTLRSMATRGPDPSLHIVCQSITNFILKMTNMSNTLILRRLIMYLISCTNNEFSDLFASLA; from the exons ATGGCGACGGCGGCTTCGCATGCACGCAGCAGCATCCTCGTTTCCGTTTGCGCTGGGTGCTTCCTCCCCCTCTGCTTGCCGTGTGATGCTGCCGCCTCGCCTCTCTCCTTCAGCTTCGACTTCTCCAACAAATCCACCTTCAGCTCACGAATCCAGGTCATGGGCGACGCGCTCCAGCAAGACAACCTGGTCGACCTCACGGTCGACACCTCGTACAGGCGTGGCATCCACTATCTCAAGGGGCGGATGTCGTACGTCGACCCTGTGCCCTTCTTCGAAGGCACCACCCACGAGCTGACGAGCTTCGTCACGCACTTCACCTTCGCGATCAAGCCCATCCAGGGGGAGATAAGGGGGGACGGCATGGCTTTCTTCCTCTCCAGCTTCCCGCCGACGGTGCCGGCCAACTCGACCGGGGGCAACCTTGGCCTCATTGTCCAGGGTGACGGCAACGCCTTGGGCGTAGACCGGTTCGTCGCCATCGTGTTCAAGACGTTCAACAACTCGGACCACATCAGCATCGACATCAACTCTGCCTCGTCCTCCAAAAATGAAACAGCCTTGCCCGACTTCAGCCTGAATGGCTCCATGACGGCGTGTGTCACTCTTAATGGCACCACCGGGATGATCGATGCCTCCCTGCAGTTTAATGACAACCGTTCCCTCGGTCCCTTTAAGGTTAGTTATCAACTACCCGATCCCTCGTCCTTGCTCCCGCCGGAGGTGGCGGTGGGGTTTTCTGCAGGCACAGGCGACTACTCCGAGCGCCATCAGATAATGTCCTGGTCCTTCACCACAACTCTTCCTCAACGCAAAG GATTACAATCAAAGACGTTAAGATCAATGGCTACCCGAGGGCCAGACCCAAGCCTGCATATAGTTTGCCAAAGCATCACTAACTTTATTTTGAAAATGACTAACATGAGTAATACACTAATTCTACGGAGACTCATCATGTACTTGATCTCATGCACCAACAACGAATTCAGCGATCTGTTCGCATCGCTTGCTTGA